One part of the Streptomyces sp. AM 2-1-1 genome encodes these proteins:
- the aceE gene encoding pyruvate dehydrogenase (acetyl-transferring), homodimeric type, producing the protein MTDPVGKRPSELDQFPDRDPEETAEWAASLDAVTKAAGPHRAAYLMRRSLEHAEGAGLALPKLLETDYVNSIPTAAEPEFDGDLEMESRITAWNRWNAAAMVTRGAKYGVGGHIATFASAAWLYETGFNHFFRGKEGDGSGDQLYIQGHASPGIYARAFLDGRLSEQQLDHFRQEAGGEGLPSYPHPRRLPWLWEFPTVSMGLGPLSAIYQARFNRYLANRNIKDTSNSHVWAFLGDGEMDEPESTAALALAAREGLDNLTFVINCNLQRLDGPVRANFRVVQELEGAFRGAGWNVVKTLWGNAWDELFQLDTTGALVRRLREVPDAQFQTYATRDVAYIREHFFGAEPALAELAKLLTDAKIAECFYTSRGGHEARKVYAAYKAALEHQGGPTVILAQTVKGFTLGKGFESKNANHQMKKLSLDEFKDMRELLGLPIPDSAFESGVVPYGHPGADSPEVRYLQERRAALGGPAPARRVHAAALPQPGERAFAALKKGSGKQEMATTMAFVRLAKDLMRDKETGKRWVPIVPDEARTFGMESLFPSAGIYSPLGQTYEPVDRDQLMYYKEAKDGQILNEGITEAGSMADFIAASTSYATHGETMIPFYIFYSMFGWQRTGDQMWQLADQLGKGFIVGATAGRTTLTGEGLQHADGHSHLIAATNPASLNYDPAFAYEIAVIVKEGLRRMYGEPVVGEDSNVFYYLTVYNEPKPQPAMPEGVEEGIIKGLYRFKEGTPAKADAPRLQLLASGTAIHWALQAQELLAADWGVTADVWSATSWGELRRDALDADAALLRGEERVPYVTQALAGAPGPVLAVSDWMRQVPDQISQWVEQDWSSLGTDGFGLSDTRDAARRHFGVDAQSVVVAALAQLAKRGEVPASSVKEARERYGI; encoded by the coding sequence ATGACCGACCCCGTAGGAAAGCGTCCGAGCGAACTCGACCAGTTCCCGGACCGCGACCCCGAAGAGACCGCCGAATGGGCGGCCTCTCTGGACGCCGTGACCAAGGCCGCGGGGCCGCATCGCGCCGCGTACCTGATGAGGCGTTCGCTCGAGCACGCCGAGGGCGCCGGTCTCGCGCTGCCCAAGCTGCTGGAGACCGACTACGTCAACTCCATCCCGACCGCCGCCGAGCCCGAGTTCGACGGCGACTTGGAGATGGAGTCCCGCATCACTGCGTGGAACCGCTGGAACGCGGCGGCCATGGTGACGCGCGGCGCGAAGTACGGCGTCGGCGGCCACATCGCCACGTTCGCCTCGGCGGCCTGGCTGTACGAGACGGGCTTCAACCACTTCTTCCGCGGCAAGGAGGGGGACGGCTCCGGCGACCAGCTCTACATCCAGGGCCACGCCTCCCCCGGCATCTACGCCCGCGCCTTCCTCGACGGCCGCCTCAGCGAGCAGCAGCTCGACCACTTCCGTCAGGAGGCGGGCGGCGAGGGCCTGCCGTCCTACCCGCACCCGCGGCGGCTGCCCTGGCTGTGGGAGTTCCCCACCGTGTCGATGGGCCTCGGCCCGCTGTCGGCGATCTACCAGGCGCGCTTCAACCGCTACCTGGCCAACCGCAACATCAAGGACACGTCGAACAGCCACGTCTGGGCCTTCCTGGGCGACGGCGAGATGGACGAGCCCGAGTCGACGGCCGCCCTGGCGCTCGCCGCCCGTGAAGGTCTCGACAACCTGACCTTCGTCATCAACTGCAACCTGCAGCGCCTCGACGGCCCGGTCCGCGCGAACTTCCGCGTGGTCCAGGAGCTGGAAGGCGCCTTCCGCGGGGCGGGCTGGAACGTCGTCAAGACGCTCTGGGGCAACGCGTGGGACGAGCTGTTCCAGCTCGACACCACCGGTGCGCTGGTCCGCCGCCTCCGCGAGGTCCCGGACGCGCAGTTCCAGACGTACGCCACCCGTGACGTCGCCTACATCCGTGAGCACTTCTTCGGCGCCGAGCCCGCGCTCGCCGAGCTGGCGAAGCTGCTCACCGACGCGAAGATCGCCGAGTGTTTCTACACCTCGCGCGGCGGCCACGAGGCCCGCAAGGTCTACGCGGCGTACAAGGCGGCCCTGGAGCACCAGGGCGGCCCGACCGTGATCCTCGCCCAGACGGTGAAGGGCTTCACGCTCGGCAAGGGCTTCGAGTCCAAGAACGCCAACCACCAGATGAAGAAGCTGTCCCTGGACGAGTTCAAGGACATGCGCGAGCTGCTCGGCCTCCCGATCCCGGACAGCGCCTTCGAGAGCGGTGTGGTGCCCTACGGCCACCCCGGCGCCGACTCCCCCGAGGTCCGCTACCTCCAGGAGCGCCGTGCGGCGCTCGGTGGCCCCGCCCCCGCCCGCCGGGTGCACGCCGCAGCCCTGCCGCAGCCCGGTGAGCGCGCGTTCGCCGCGCTGAAGAAGGGTTCCGGCAAGCAGGAGATGGCCACCACCATGGCCTTCGTCCGGCTCGCCAAGGACCTGATGCGGGACAAGGAGACCGGCAAGCGCTGGGTGCCGATCGTCCCCGACGAGGCCCGCACCTTCGGCATGGAATCGCTCTTCCCGTCGGCCGGCATCTACTCGCCGCTGGGCCAGACGTACGAGCCGGTCGACCGCGACCAGCTGATGTACTACAAGGAAGCCAAGGACGGCCAGATCCTCAACGAGGGGATCACCGAGGCCGGTTCGATGGCGGACTTCATCGCCGCGTCCACGTCGTACGCGACGCACGGCGAGACGATGATCCCGTTCTACATCTTCTACTCGATGTTCGGCTGGCAGCGGACCGGCGACCAGATGTGGCAGCTCGCCGACCAGCTCGGCAAGGGCTTCATCGTGGGCGCCACGGCCGGCCGTACGACCCTGACGGGTGAGGGTCTCCAGCACGCGGACGGCCACTCGCACCTGATCGCGGCCACGAACCCGGCGTCGCTCAACTACGACCCGGCCTTCGCGTACGAGATCGCGGTGATCGTCAAGGAGGGTCTGCGCCGGATGTACGGCGAGCCCGTCGTCGGCGAGGACTCCAACGTCTTCTACTACCTGACGGTCTACAACGAGCCGAAGCCCCAGCCCGCGATGCCGGAAGGCGTCGAGGAGGGCATCATCAAGGGCCTCTACCGCTTCAAGGAGGGCACGCCGGCCAAGGCCGACGCGCCGCGCCTGCAGCTGCTCGCCTCCGGCACCGCCATCCACTGGGCCCTCCAGGCCCAGGAACTGCTGGCCGCCGACTGGGGCGTCACCGCCGACGTGTGGTCCGCCACCTCGTGGGGCGAGCTGCGCCGCGACGCGCTCGACGCCGATGCGGCCCTGCTCCGGGGCGAGGAGCGGGTGCCGTACGTCACGCAGGCGCTCGCCGGTGCCCCCGGCCCGGTGCTCGCGGTCAGCGACTGGATGCGGCAGGTTCCGGACCAGATCAGCCAGTGGGTGGAGCAGGACTGGTCCTCGCTCGGCACGGACGGCTTCGGCCTCTCCGACACCCGTGACGCCGCCCGCCGCCACTTCGGTGTCGACGCGCAGTCGGTCGTCGTCGCGGCCCTGGCCCAGCTCGCCAAGCGCGGCGAGGTCCCGGCCTCCTCGGTCAAGGAGGCCCGGGAGCGCTACGGAATCTGA
- a CDS encoding GntR family transcriptional regulator — MTPPVVHSLREQIREHIVDGIVSGRWKPGERIVERRIATELEVSQTPVREALRELETLRLIESAPNKGVRVRNLTAADLEESYPVRAGLEQIAAELAATALGSDCSALQPHVTALYEADRAADGEAQVRHTVGFHRELVRAAGNAVLLHTWEGLGIEVFTALSIRWLGTVQKSYAEEHEALIDAFTRQDPQIGPLVKAHVLGCAPRA, encoded by the coding sequence ATGACCCCGCCCGTCGTCCACTCGCTGCGCGAACAGATCCGCGAGCACATCGTGGACGGGATCGTCAGCGGGCGCTGGAAGCCGGGTGAGCGCATCGTGGAGCGGCGGATCGCCACCGAGCTGGAGGTCAGTCAGACGCCGGTGCGCGAGGCGCTGCGCGAGCTGGAGACGCTGCGGCTGATCGAGTCGGCGCCCAACAAGGGCGTCCGGGTCCGCAACCTCACCGCCGCGGACCTGGAGGAGAGCTATCCGGTGCGCGCCGGTCTGGAGCAGATCGCGGCGGAGCTGGCGGCCACCGCCCTCGGCAGCGACTGCTCGGCCCTCCAGCCGCACGTGACGGCCCTCTACGAGGCAGACCGGGCGGCCGACGGAGAGGCGCAGGTGCGGCACACGGTGGGCTTCCACCGGGAGCTGGTGCGGGCGGCCGGCAACGCCGTGCTGCTGCACACCTGGGAAGGGCTGGGCATCGAGGTGTTCACGGCCCTGTCGATCCGGTGGCTGGGCACGGTCCAGAAGTCGTACGCGGAGGAGCACGAGGCGCTCATCGACGCGTTCACGCGGCAGGACCCGCAGATCGGCCCGCTGGTCAAGGCGCACGTGCTGGGCTGCGCGCCGCGCGCCTGA
- the sucB gene encoding 2-oxoglutarate dehydrogenase, E2 component, dihydrolipoamide succinyltransferase, producing MSVSVTLPALGESVTEGTVTRWLKAEGERVEADEPLLEVSTDKVDTEIPSPVSGVLASIKVAEDETVEVGAELAVIDDGSGAPAEASAPAEASAPAEAAAPAEAEAPAEAEAPAAEPATEAPTAPSTETEAPAPAPTAEDTAGATSAEGTDVTLPALGESVTEGTVTRWLKEVGEEVTEDEPLLEVSTDKVDTEIPAPVSGVLLEIVVAEDETAEVGAKLAVIGAKGAAPAAAPAPAAPAPAQAAPAPAAPAPAPAPAAPAPAAPAPAPAAPAPAAAPAPAAQAPAAPAPAPAAPAPVTPAAASGDEGAYVTPLVRKLATENSVDLGAVKGTGVGGRIRKQDVIAAAEAAKAAAAAPAPAAAPAASQAPKLEASPLRGQTVKMTRMRKVIGENMMKALHSQAQLTSVIEVDITKLMKLRNQAKAAFAAREGVKLSPMPFFVKAAAQALKAHPVVNARINEGEGTITYFDSENIGIAVDAEKGLMTPVIKGAGDLNIAGISKKTAELAGKARGGGLTPDDMSGATFTISNTGSRGALFDTVIVPPNQAAILGIGATVKRPAVIETAEGTVIGIRDMTYLSLSYDHRLVDGADAARYLTSVKAILEAGEFEVELGL from the coding sequence ATGTCGGTTTCCGTAACCCTTCCGGCTCTCGGCGAGAGCGTCACCGAGGGCACTGTCACCCGTTGGCTGAAGGCCGAGGGCGAGCGCGTCGAGGCTGACGAGCCGTTGCTGGAGGTCTCGACCGACAAGGTCGACACCGAGATCCCCTCCCCCGTCTCCGGCGTCCTGGCCTCCATCAAGGTCGCCGAGGACGAGACCGTCGAGGTCGGCGCCGAGCTGGCCGTCATCGACGACGGCTCCGGCGCCCCGGCCGAGGCCTCCGCCCCGGCCGAGGCCTCCGCCCCGGCCGAGGCCGCTGCCCCGGCCGAGGCCGAGGCTCCGGCCGAGGCCGAGGCTCCGGCCGCCGAGCCCGCCACCGAGGCGCCCACCGCCCCGTCGACCGAGACCGAGGCTCCCGCCCCGGCCCCGACCGCCGAGGACACCGCCGGCGCGACCTCCGCCGAGGGCACCGACGTGACCCTCCCGGCGCTCGGCGAGAGCGTCACCGAGGGCACCGTCACCCGCTGGCTGAAGGAGGTCGGCGAGGAGGTCACGGAGGACGAGCCCCTGCTCGAGGTCTCCACGGACAAGGTCGACACCGAGATCCCGGCCCCGGTCTCCGGCGTGCTGCTGGAGATCGTCGTCGCCGAGGACGAGACCGCCGAGGTCGGCGCCAAGCTCGCCGTCATCGGTGCCAAGGGCGCGGCTCCGGCCGCCGCTCCGGCCCCCGCTGCCCCGGCTCCGGCCCAGGCCGCTCCGGCCCCGGCTGCCCCTGCTCCGGCCCCGGCGCCGGCCGCCCCTGCCCCGGCCGCCCCTGCTCCGGCCCCGGCCGCCCCGGCTCCCGCTGCCGCTCCGGCCCCCGCCGCGCAGGCTCCCGCCGCCCCCGCTCCGGCTCCCGCCGCTCCGGCTCCGGTCACCCCGGCCGCGGCCTCCGGTGACGAGGGCGCGTACGTCACGCCGCTGGTCCGCAAGCTCGCTACGGAGAACAGCGTCGACCTGGGCGCGGTGAAGGGCACCGGCGTCGGTGGCCGAATCCGCAAGCAGGACGTCATCGCCGCCGCGGAGGCCGCCAAGGCCGCCGCTGCGGCTCCGGCTCCCGCCGCCGCTCCGGCCGCTTCCCAGGCTCCGAAGCTGGAGGCCTCGCCGCTGCGCGGTCAGACCGTCAAGATGACCCGCATGCGCAAGGTCATCGGCGAGAACATGATGAAGGCGCTGCACTCGCAGGCCCAGCTGACCTCGGTCATCGAGGTCGACATCACCAAGCTGATGAAGCTGCGCAACCAGGCGAAGGCCGCGTTCGCCGCCCGCGAGGGCGTCAAGCTCTCCCCGATGCCGTTCTTCGTGAAGGCGGCGGCCCAGGCGCTGAAGGCCCACCCGGTCGTCAACGCCCGGATCAACGAGGGCGAAGGCACCATCACGTACTTCGACTCGGAGAACATCGGCATCGCCGTGGACGCCGAGAAGGGTCTGATGACCCCGGTCATCAAGGGTGCGGGCGACCTGAACATCGCCGGCATCTCGAAGAAGACCGCCGAGCTGGCCGGCAAGGCCCGCGGTGGCGGCCTCACCCCGGACGACATGTCGGGTGCCACCTTCACCATCAGCAACACCGGCTCGCGCGGTGCGCTCTTCGACACCGTCATCGTGCCGCCGAACCAGGCCGCCATCCTGGGCATCGGTGCCACGGTGAAGCGTCCGGCCGTCATCGAGACCGCCGAGGGCACCGTCATCGGCATCCGTGACATGACGTACCTCTCGCTCTCCTACGACCACCGTCTGGTGGACGGCGCGGACGCCGCCCGTTACCTGACCTCGGTCAAGGCGATCCTGGAGGCCGGTGAGTTCGAGGTCGAGCTCGGCCTCTGA
- the lpdA gene encoding dihydrolipoyl dehydrogenase, which translates to MANDASTVFDLVILGGGSGGYAAALRGAQLGLDVALIEKGKVGGTCLHNGCIPTKALLHAGEIADQAREAEQFGVKATFEGIDIEAVHKYKDEVISGLYKGLQGLIASRKVHYIEGEGRLSSPTSVDVNGERVQGRHVVLATGSVPRSLPGLEIDGNRIISSDHALKLDRVPKSAIVLGGGVIGVEFASAWKSFGTDVTIVEGLKHLVPVEDENSSKLLERAFRKRGIKFNLGTFFDKAEYTQDGVRVTLADGKTFEAEVLLVAIGRGPVSQGLGYEEAGVAMDRGYVLVDEYMQTNVPTISAVGDLAPTLQLAHVGFAEGILVAERLAGLKTVPIDYDGVPKVTYCHPEVASVGISEAKAKEIYGADKVVALKYNLAGNGKSKILKTAGEIKLVQVKDGAVVGVHMVGDRMGEQVGEAQLIYNWEALPAEVAQLIHAHPTQNEAMGEAHLALAGKPLHSHD; encoded by the coding sequence GTGGCGAACGACGCCAGCACCGTTTTCGACCTAGTGATCCTCGGCGGTGGCAGTGGCGGTTACGCCGCGGCCCTGCGCGGAGCGCAGCTGGGCCTGGACGTCGCTCTGATCGAGAAGGGCAAGGTCGGCGGTACCTGCCTGCACAACGGCTGCATCCCGACCAAGGCACTGCTGCACGCCGGCGAGATCGCCGACCAGGCACGCGAAGCCGAGCAGTTCGGTGTCAAGGCCACCTTCGAGGGCATCGACATCGAGGCCGTCCACAAGTACAAGGACGAGGTGATCTCGGGCCTGTACAAGGGCCTGCAGGGTCTCATCGCCTCGCGCAAGGTGCACTACATCGAGGGTGAGGGCCGCCTGTCGTCCCCGACCTCGGTGGACGTGAACGGCGAGCGCGTGCAGGGCCGTCACGTCGTGCTGGCGACCGGCTCCGTGCCGCGCTCGCTGCCCGGCCTGGAGATCGACGGCAACCGGATCATCTCCTCGGACCACGCGCTGAAGCTGGACCGTGTCCCGAAGTCGGCCATCGTGCTCGGCGGCGGCGTCATCGGCGTCGAGTTCGCCTCGGCGTGGAAGTCCTTCGGCACCGACGTGACCATCGTCGAGGGCCTGAAGCACCTGGTCCCGGTCGAGGACGAGAACAGCTCGAAGCTTCTGGAGCGCGCGTTCCGCAAGCGCGGCATCAAGTTCAACCTCGGCACCTTCTTCGACAAGGCCGAGTACACGCAGGACGGCGTCCGCGTGACCCTCGCCGACGGCAAGACCTTCGAGGCGGAGGTGCTGCTGGTCGCGATCGGCCGCGGCCCGGTCTCGCAGGGCCTCGGGTACGAGGAGGCCGGCGTCGCGATGGACCGCGGCTACGTCCTCGTCGACGAGTACATGCAGACCAATGTTCCGACGATCTCGGCCGTGGGCGACCTCGCCCCGACCCTCCAGCTGGCGCACGTCGGTTTCGCCGAGGGCATCCTCGTCGCGGAGCGGCTGGCCGGCCTGAAGACGGTGCCGATCGACTACGACGGTGTGCCGAAGGTGACGTACTGCCACCCCGAGGTCGCCTCGGTCGGCATCTCCGAGGCCAAGGCCAAGGAGATCTACGGCGCGGACAAGGTCGTGGCCCTCAAGTACAACCTCGCGGGCAACGGCAAGAGCAAGATCCTGAAGACCGCGGGCGAGATCAAGCTCGTCCAGGTCAAGGACGGTGCCGTGGTCGGCGTCCACATGGTCGGTGACCGCATGGGCGAGCAGGTCGGCGAGGCGCAGCTGATCTACAACTGGGAGGCGCTGCCGGCCGAGGTCGCGCAGCTCATCCACGCCCACCCGACCCAGAACGAGGCCATGGGCGAAGCCCACCTCGCGCTGGCCGGCAAGCCGCTCCACTCCCACGACTGA
- a CDS encoding leucyl aminopeptidase, with protein sequence MTALTLSTSGAATLRADALVVGLAKGSKGPVLAPGAEAVDKAFGGKLAAVLETLGASGAEGELTKVPAAGGLKAPVVVAVGLGTVPDSDDAYDSETLRRAAGVAARALTGAKKAGFALPAATVEDAAAVAEGALLGAYAFTAYQGGLNKLAPQAARDNAAKLPLAEVALLGTKPRDKAFKAAAERAVAVAEEINRARDLINTPPNDLYPESFAAVAAAAGKEHGIKVQVLDEKALVKGGYGGLLGVGQGAARGPRLVKLAYTHPKAEKTLALVGKGITYDSGGISLKPAGHNETMKCDMSGAAAVFATVVAASRLGLRVNVTGWLALAENMPSGNATRPGDVLHMYSGKTVEVLNTDAEGRLVLADALTRASEEAPDAIVDVATLTGAMVLALGNRTFGIMANDDAFRTSIHEIAEEVGEASWPMPLPSDLRKGMDSSTADIANMGERMGGGLVAGLFLKEFVGEGIAWAHLDIAGPAFHEGAPYGYTPKGGTGSSVRTLVRLAERTAAGDLG encoded by the coding sequence GTGACTGCTCTCACTCTCAGCACCTCCGGTGCGGCGACGCTGCGCGCCGACGCACTCGTCGTCGGCCTCGCCAAGGGCTCCAAGGGACCGGTGCTCGCACCGGGCGCCGAAGCCGTGGACAAGGCGTTCGGCGGAAAGCTCGCGGCTGTCCTGGAGACCCTGGGCGCCAGCGGTGCCGAGGGCGAACTCACCAAGGTCCCCGCCGCGGGCGGCCTCAAGGCCCCCGTCGTCGTGGCGGTCGGCCTCGGCACGGTCCCGGACTCGGACGACGCCTACGACTCCGAGACCCTGCGCCGGGCCGCCGGTGTCGCGGCCCGTGCCCTGACCGGCGCGAAGAAGGCCGGGTTCGCCCTGCCGGCCGCGACCGTCGAGGACGCCGCCGCCGTCGCCGAGGGCGCGCTGCTCGGCGCGTACGCCTTCACCGCCTACCAGGGCGGCCTGAACAAGCTCGCCCCCCAGGCGGCCCGGGACAACGCGGCGAAGCTGCCGCTCGCCGAGGTCGCCCTGCTCGGCACCAAGCCGCGCGACAAGGCCTTCAAGGCCGCCGCCGAGCGCGCCGTCGCCGTGGCCGAGGAGATCAACCGGGCCCGCGACCTGATCAACACCCCTCCGAACGACCTCTACCCCGAGTCCTTCGCCGCCGTGGCCGCCGCCGCGGGCAAGGAGCACGGCATCAAGGTCCAGGTGCTCGACGAGAAGGCGCTCGTCAAGGGCGGCTACGGCGGCCTCCTCGGCGTCGGCCAGGGCGCCGCCCGCGGCCCCCGCCTGGTGAAGCTCGCCTACACGCACCCCAAGGCGGAGAAGACCCTGGCCCTGGTGGGCAAGGGCATCACCTACGACTCGGGCGGCATCTCGCTCAAGCCGGCCGGGCACAACGAGACGATGAAGTGCGACATGAGCGGCGCCGCCGCCGTCTTCGCCACCGTCGTCGCCGCGTCCCGCCTCGGCCTGCGCGTCAACGTCACCGGCTGGCTGGCGCTCGCGGAGAACATGCCGTCGGGCAACGCCACCCGCCCCGGTGACGTACTCCACATGTACAGCGGCAAGACCGTGGAGGTCCTCAACACGGACGCGGAGGGCCGGCTCGTCCTCGCCGACGCGCTGACCCGCGCCTCCGAGGAGGCCCCCGACGCGATCGTCGACGTGGCGACCCTGACCGGCGCCATGGTGCTGGCGCTCGGCAACCGCACGTTCGGCATCATGGCCAACGACGACGCCTTCCGCACGTCGATCCACGAGATCGCCGAGGAGGTCGGCGAGGCGTCCTGGCCCATGCCGCTCCCGTCCGACCTGCGCAAGGGCATGGACTCCTCGACCGCCGACATCGCCAACATGGGTGAGCGGATGGGCGGCGGCCTGGTGGCCGGCCTGTTCCTGAAGGAGTTCGTCGGCGAGGGCATCGCCTGGGCGCACCTGGACATCGCGGGTCCGGCCTTCCACGAGGGCGCGCCGTACGGCTACACCCCCAAGGGCGGCACCGGCTCCTCGGTCCGCACCCTGGTCCGGCTCGCGGAGCGCACCGCCGCGGGCGACCTGGGCTGA
- a CDS encoding endo alpha-1,4 polygalactosaminidase, which yields MAVALLMVALLLSGCTSKAPREAPAGRPAAAAPTAPATDSPAEASPTDPAAPRWRPRPGLDWQWQLSGRLDTTVDVPVYDIDGFDHGAAAVAALHDRGRKVVCYLSTGAHEEFRPDAGSFPAAVLGKGNGWEGERWLDIRRTDVLEPLMEARIAMCAEKGFDAVEPDNMDGYRNDTGFPLTAADQLAYNRLIARLAHRRGLAVGLKNDLDQIPALEPDFDFAVNEQCAQYDECEELLPFTEADKAVFHVEYEVPAAAFCARSRELGLSSLEKRYALGSWRKSCASGS from the coding sequence ATGGCGGTCGCCCTCCTGATGGTGGCGCTGCTGCTCTCCGGCTGCACCTCGAAGGCCCCCCGGGAGGCCCCGGCGGGCCGGCCCGCCGCCGCTGCCCCGACGGCCCCGGCGACTGACTCGCCGGCCGAGGCCTCCCCGACGGACCCGGCCGCCCCGCGCTGGCGGCCCCGGCCGGGTCTGGACTGGCAGTGGCAGCTCTCCGGGCGGCTCGACACCACCGTGGACGTCCCGGTGTACGACATCGACGGCTTCGACCACGGCGCCGCCGCGGTCGCCGCGCTGCACGACCGGGGCCGCAAGGTCGTCTGCTACCTCTCCACCGGCGCCCACGAGGAGTTCCGCCCGGACGCCGGTTCCTTCCCCGCGGCCGTGCTGGGCAAGGGCAACGGCTGGGAGGGCGAGCGCTGGCTCGACATCCGGCGCACCGACGTCCTGGAGCCGCTGATGGAGGCCCGGATCGCGATGTGCGCGGAGAAGGGGTTCGATGCCGTGGAGCCGGACAACATGGACGGCTACCGCAACGACACCGGGTTCCCGCTCACCGCCGCCGACCAGTTGGCCTACAACCGGCTGATCGCCCGCCTCGCCCACCGCCGCGGCCTCGCGGTCGGACTCAAGAACGACCTGGACCAGATCCCGGCGCTCGAACCGGACTTCGACTTCGCGGTCAACGAGCAGTGCGCCCAGTACGACGAGTGCGAGGAACTGCTCCCGTTCACCGAGGCGGACAAGGCCGTCTTCCACGTCGAGTACGAAGTGCCGGCCGCCGCCTTCTGCGCCCGCTCCCGCGAACTCGGGCTCAGCTCGCTGGAGAAGAGGTACGCACTGGGCTCCTGGCGGAAGAGCTGCGCGTCCGGGTCCTGA
- a CDS encoding adenosylcobinamide-GDP ribazoletransferase, whose amino-acid sequence MTSLNSHGLRFAFGTLTALPVRVTRWDRDAARAGMLCAPLAGVVVGLLAAGLGSVALLLGSGPLLAAVASAAVPAVLTRGLHLDGLADTADGLGSAKPAGDALRIMKQSDVGPFGVVTLVLVLLTQVAAGYGLYGRGWTEGAAGTVVAAVAARLALTSASRRGVPAARPEGLGAVVAGTVPVRGAVLVAVAALVACAAAGAGGTEGPGWAGGAAHAALAALLALGAAEVLLRHCVRRFGGVTGDVFGAVEETAATAALVVLAVG is encoded by the coding sequence GTGACCTCCCTGAACAGCCACGGCCTCCGCTTCGCCTTCGGCACCCTCACCGCGCTCCCCGTACGCGTCACCCGCTGGGACCGTGACGCCGCCCGTGCGGGCATGCTCTGCGCGCCGCTCGCCGGGGTCGTGGTGGGGCTGCTCGCGGCGGGGCTCGGTTCGGTGGCACTGCTGCTCGGCTCGGGCCCGCTGCTCGCGGCCGTCGCCTCCGCCGCCGTACCGGCCGTGCTCACCCGGGGCCTGCATCTGGACGGCCTCGCGGACACGGCGGACGGGCTCGGCAGCGCCAAGCCGGCCGGGGACGCGCTGCGGATCATGAAACAGTCCGACGTCGGGCCGTTCGGCGTGGTCACCCTGGTCCTCGTGCTGCTGACACAGGTCGCCGCGGGGTACGGGCTGTACGGCCGGGGCTGGACCGAGGGCGCGGCGGGCACGGTGGTGGCCGCCGTCGCCGCCCGGCTCGCGCTGACGTCGGCGTCGCGCCGGGGCGTGCCGGCGGCCCGTCCCGAAGGGCTGGGCGCGGTGGTGGCCGGCACCGTCCCGGTGCGCGGGGCGGTCCTGGTCGCGGTGGCCGCGCTCGTGGCCTGCGCCGCGGCCGGGGCGGGCGGGACGGAGGGGCCTGGCTGGGCGGGCGGGGCCGCGCACGCCGCGCTGGCCGCGCTGCTCGCGCTCGGCGCGGCCGAGGTGCTGCTGCGGCACTGCGTGCGGCGGTTCGGCGGGGTGACGGGGGACGTGTTCGGGGCGGTGGAGGAGACGGCGGCGACGGCGGCCCTGGTGGTGCTGGCGGTCGGCTGA